The following are encoded in a window of Sminthopsis crassicaudata isolate SCR6 chromosome 5, ASM4859323v1, whole genome shotgun sequence genomic DNA:
- the MEIG1 gene encoding meiosis expressed gene 1 protein homolog, with amino-acid sequence MASSDMKPKSISRAKKWSDEIENLYRFQQAGYRDEIEYKQVKQVAMVDRWPETGYVKKLQRRDNTFYYYNKQRECEDKEVHKVKIYAY; translated from the exons ATGGCTAGTTCTGACATGAAACCAAAATCAATAAGTCGTGCCAAAAAATGGTCAGATGAGATAGAGAATCTGTACAGATTTCAGCAAGCAGGATATCGGGATGAAATTGAATATAAACAAGTGAAGCAAGTCGCTATG GTAGATCGTTGGCCAGAGACAGGCTATGTGAAGAAGCTTCAGAGAAGAGATAATACTTTCTATTACTATAATAAACAGAGGGAATGTGAAGACAAGGAGGTTCATAAAGTTAAAATTTATGCTTATTAG